In a single window of the ANME-2 cluster archaeon genome:
- a CDS encoding cupin domain-containing protein, which yields MEQIDLQDIVEYSRTVRIKKDILVTDWFNVSLICLEEGQEIPPHPEPYAVLFHIIDGEGTITVGSKRHDALPGHMIFVPGNSIRGIAPRTRMSLLGIQQPH from the coding sequence ATGGAACAGATCGATTTGCAGGACATTGTTGAGTACAGCAGGACGGTGCGGATCAAAAAAGATATTCTTGTGACCGATTGGTTCAATGTCTCCTTGATATGCCTTGAAGAAGGACAGGAAATTCCACCCCACCCTGAACCATACGCGGTACTGTTCCATATAATCGATGGGGAAGGAACTATAACCGTCGGATCAAAACGGCATGATGCCTTACCAGGTCACATGATATTTGTTCCGGGCAACAGTATAAGGGGAATAGCACCGCGCACGCGTATGAGCCTGCTTGGGATACAACAGCCGCATTAA
- a CDS encoding ATP-binding cassette domain-containing protein: MNAIEVDNLTKLFEDFTAVDHLDFEVKNGEIFGFLGPNGAGKTTTVRMLTGIIKPDLGQVSIMGHDIRQDPIKAKQIMGVVPELSNAYTELTALNNLQFMAELYGVPKKDARQRAEELLGKFDLYERKDHKVRTFSKGMKQKLIIAMSLMNNPEILFLDEPTSGLDVMSARLIKDMLLELNKEGKTIFLTTHYMEEANQLCSRVAIINHGKIAAIDAPEKLKMRIGGLEWVEVSFDMPVDASDFSDLSGVIDVRISGDKLRLYTNEPGMTIYQLVDYSRSNDLEIVMLNTLTPTLEDVFIKLTEEME; encoded by the coding sequence ATGAATGCTATTGAAGTCGATAATCTGACGAAACTGTTCGAAGATTTTACTGCGGTAGACCACCTGGATTTCGAAGTGAAGAATGGCGAGATATTTGGCTTTTTAGGACCGAATGGTGCAGGCAAGACAACAACTGTCCGGATGCTCACAGGAATAATTAAACCGGATCTTGGTCAGGTCAGTATCATGGGTCATGACATCCGGCAGGATCCGATCAAAGCCAAACAGATAATGGGGGTTGTTCCTGAACTTTCAAACGCATACACCGAACTTACTGCCTTAAATAACCTGCAGTTCATGGCAGAATTATATGGCGTACCAAAGAAGGATGCCAGACAAAGAGCAGAAGAACTCCTGGGAAAGTTCGATCTCTATGAACGAAAAGATCATAAGGTCAGGACTTTTTCCAAAGGAATGAAGCAGAAACTCATCATCGCCATGTCTCTCATGAACAACCCGGAAATACTTTTTCTCGATGAGCCAACATCAGGTCTGGATGTTATGAGTGCACGGTTGATCAAGGATATGTTGTTGGAGTTGAATAAAGAAGGGAAAACCATTTTTCTCACCACTCACTACATGGAAGAGGCAAACCAGCTGTGCAGCAGAGTTGCGATCATCAACCATGGAAAGATAGCAGCCATAGACGCCCCAGAGAAGCTTAAAATGAGAATTGGTGGGTTAGAATGGGTGGAAGTCAGTTTTGACATGCCTGTAGATGCCTCTGATTTCTCTGACCTATCAGGAGTAATCGATGTCCGGATAAGTGGCGATAAACTACGGTTGTATACGAACGAACCCGGCATGACGATATATCAACTGGTGGATTATTCCCGGTCAAATGATCTGGAGATCGTGATGCTGAACACGCTGACACCAACGCTTGAAGATGTCTTCATCAAACTCACAGAGGAGATGGAATGA